The genomic region CGAACGATGGCAACTACGCCAGCTTCATGAACCTGTACCACAGCCTTGATAGTGCATCCCAGCTCAACAGATACAAGTACAACGCCTTCTCGGTTCGTTGCGTAAAGGACTGATTGCACGGCGGCATCTCCCTTTAAAAAAAACAGCCTATTGACGGTTATTAAATAATAACCTAGCATTGATTATGCTAAAGATATTTGAAAGGGGTGGAATCTCTTTATGAACGAGATTACTGAAAAAGACGTAAAAAGGCTTTGGGTAGAAAAGGACGCTGTTTGCGTGGAACTGAAAGACGGTCGGATTGGCCGGGAACTCATCCGAGATTACGAACCGCTGCGGAAGGCTACGCGAAAACAGTTGGAAAATTGCCGCGTTGATTGCGATGGCGTGTGGTTTGATGATCTCGACGAGGGCCTGGAGCTTTCGGGATTCTTTTCGCCGAAA from uncultured Fibrobacter sp. harbors:
- a CDS encoding DUF2442 domain-containing protein, translated to MNEITEKDVKRLWVEKDAVCVELKDGRIGRELIRDYEPLRKATRKQLENCRVDCDGVWFDDLDEGLELSGFFSPKKTNPIGRVFWLFPELNASAFARRLGIPQPLFAAYVNGTKKPSSARKKLIDEELRRIGRELLKTVA